One region of Pyramidobacter sp. YE332 genomic DNA includes:
- a CDS encoding undecaprenyl-diphosphate phosphatase has product MTPFISSLSQGVLQGLTEYLPVSSSAHLAIFQHVTGNGEAGLAFDLVLHVATVCSTLVYFGTDIVRMLFEFFRGFRMPVGQKSDGWYFGWAVIFGSVPTAIIGLLLKPFVERIGASMAGVGGALLVTGVLMLILAVVPAGTRKICVSIGLIVGIAQGIAVIPGISRSGATLVAGVLCGLSAAEAFRFSFLLSLPAITGAAVLELRHAAGAGVSLPEGWLYGALLAFVSGLIALYVLHRAILRGRWWIFALYCGALGLVALLWL; this is encoded by the coding sequence TCCATTTATTTCCAGCCTTTCGCAAGGCGTGTTGCAGGGATTGACCGAGTATCTGCCGGTCAGCAGCTCCGCGCACTTGGCGATATTTCAGCATGTGACGGGGAACGGCGAGGCGGGACTGGCGTTCGATCTGGTACTGCATGTGGCTACGGTCTGTTCTACGCTGGTTTATTTCGGCACAGACATTGTGCGGATGCTTTTCGAATTCTTTCGCGGTTTCAGAATGCCGGTCGGACAGAAATCAGACGGATGGTATTTCGGCTGGGCCGTCATCTTCGGATCCGTTCCCACGGCGATCATCGGTCTGCTGCTGAAGCCCTTCGTGGAGAGAATCGGCGCTTCGATGGCGGGCGTCGGCGGTGCGCTTTTGGTGACAGGCGTCTTGATGCTGATCCTTGCGGTCGTTCCCGCCGGCACGCGTAAAATTTGCGTTTCCATCGGCCTTATTGTCGGCATCGCTCAAGGGATCGCGGTGATCCCCGGTATCTCGCGTTCGGGAGCGACGTTGGTTGCAGGCGTTCTATGCGGCTTAAGCGCGGCGGAAGCGTTTCGCTTTTCGTTTTTGCTTTCTCTCCCGGCCATAACGGGCGCGGCAGTGCTTGAACTACGCCATGCCGCCGGGGCGGGCGTATCCCTTCCCGAAGGCTGGCTTTATGGCGCGCTGCTTGCCTTTGTCTCCGGATTGATAGCGTTGTATGTGCTCCATCGCGCGATCCTCCGCGGG